The following are from one region of the Dromaius novaehollandiae isolate bDroNov1 chromosome 26, bDroNov1.hap1, whole genome shotgun sequence genome:
- the MRPS24 gene encoding small ribosomal subunit protein uS3m gives MAAPVAARALRAVPWSRSCVPAALGARRDLHATPACLKTRAARVRVGKGDKPVTYEKAHAPHYIAHRKGWLSLHTGNLAGEAGAAERTVEDVFLRKFLYGTFPGCLANEVVLKRRANLLVVCLVLVQSLAPSKLYFLIGYAETLLSHFYKCPVRLEVQTVPTKVIYKYL, from the exons atggcggcgcccgtggctgcccgggcgctgcgg GCAGTGCCCTGGAGCCGGAGCTGTGTCCCCGCtgccctcggcgcccgccgcgACCTCCACGCCACCCCCGCCTGCCTCAAG ACCCGAGCGGCGCGGGTGCGCGTGGGCAAAGGGGACAAGCCGGTGACCTACGAGAAGGCGCACGCCCCGCACTACATCGCCCACCGCAAGGGCTGGCTCTCGCTGCACACCG GGAACCTGGCCGGCGAAGCCGGGGCGGCCGAGCGGACGGTGGAGGACGTCTTCCTGCGCAAGTTCCTCTACGGCACCTTCCCCGGCTGCTTGGCCAACGAGGTGGTGCTCAAGCGGCGCGCCAACCTGCTGGTGGTGTGCCTGGTGCTGGTGCAGAGCCTGGCACCCAGCAAGCTCTACTTCCTCATCGGCTACGCCgagaccctcctctcccacttctACAAGTGCCCCGTGCGCCTGGAGGTGCAGACGGTGCCCACCAAGGTCATCTACAAGTACCTCTAG